One region of Gossypium raimondii isolate GPD5lz chromosome 6, ASM2569854v1, whole genome shotgun sequence genomic DNA includes:
- the LOC105774331 gene encoding uncharacterized protein LOC105774331 has translation MDLGELWAIFGPGVAGAVFGTGWWFWVDAVVCSSVNVSFVHYLPGIFASLAAVMFNCVKKDDIDYSPYDDGEWRLKLWLFVAYVVSFVSLAASVGLLIQDSLVKSGPSVWTGTAGVLQCVFVLISGLIYWTSHSE, from the exons ATGGATTTAGGGGAGCTGTGGGCGATCTTTGGTCCTGGCGTCGCGGGCGCCGTGTTCGGTACCGGCTGGTGGTTTTGGGTTGACGCCGTCGTTTGTAGCTCCGTCAATGTCTCTTTCGTCCACTATCTACCTG gaatatTTGCATCTTTAGCGGCTGTGATGttcaattgtgttaaaaaagaCGACATTGATTACTCTCCTTATGACGATGGGGAATGGAG GTTGAAGCTCTGGCTTTTCGTTGCTTATGTGGTATCCTTTGTTTCATTGGCTGCTTCAGTAGGCTTATTGATACAAGATTCTCTGGTGAAATCTGGTCCTTCAGTGTGGACCGGTACTGCAGGTGTCTTACAGTGCGTGTTTGTCTTAATAAG TGGGTTGATATATTGGACTTCTCATTCTGAGTAA